From one [Ruminococcus] lactaris ATCC 29176 genomic stretch:
- a CDS encoding DUF6553 family protein produces the protein MQDREKKEEHREKNIGQEGRNGQEGRNGLERRTGLETDRQEDREEKLWREAFYQELDAVKRQQMLKEREEVRNIGENADRTTAEIRFMEKLWIARYGKRRPKKDAFVGSLMELKYIAEGGSVDLGGQKRKLAIEIITKLCLFDAEKRNVWEQELLLQELKNAFLKLIDVSRKGRGFTSIVFGMGQLSEESVAKKIADQISMIAFAAPHMLHMDKEFELLQKAALAAFRQEYPQREHFLKK, from the coding sequence ATGCAGGACAGAGAAAAGAAAGAAGAACACAGAGAAAAGAATATCGGGCAGGAAGGAAGAAATGGGCAGGAAGGAAGAAATGGTCTGGAAAGAAGAACCGGACTGGAAACTGACAGACAGGAAGACCGAGAAGAGAAATTGTGGAGAGAGGCATTTTATCAGGAGCTGGATGCAGTAAAAAGGCAGCAGATGCTCAAAGAGAGGGAAGAAGTAAGAAACATTGGTGAAAATGCAGATAGAACTACCGCGGAAATCCGGTTTATGGAAAAGCTGTGGATTGCAAGATACGGGAAGAGAAGACCAAAAAAAGATGCATTTGTAGGAAGTCTTATGGAATTAAAATATATTGCAGAAGGAGGCTCTGTAGATCTTGGCGGGCAAAAGAGAAAGCTTGCAATAGAAATTATTACGAAGCTTTGCTTATTTGATGCAGAGAAGCGAAATGTATGGGAACAGGAACTGTTACTGCAGGAACTGAAAAATGCTTTTCTAAAGCTGATTGATGTAAGCCGGAAAGGAAGAGGATTCACTTCAATCGTATTTGGAATGGGACAGTTATCAGAAGAAAGTGTGGCAAAGAAAATTGCCGATCAGATCAGTATGATCGCATTTGCCGCTCCACATATGCTGCATATGGATAAGGAGTTTGAACTGCTTCAAAAAGCAGCTCTTGCTGCCTTCAGACAGGAATATCCCCAGAGAGAACATTTTCTGAAAAAATAA
- a CDS encoding galactose ABC transporter substrate-binding protein, translating to MIFLTVSVLALSFPGCGKKENTSDRTLRVGIVTYTQDDPFINTMTEQIREDLKLKESKDMKILVSVKNGDNDQRDQDELVEEMIAAGCDVLCVNLVDRTAPSDIIKAARQEKIPVIFFNREPVKEDLMQWDQLYYVGCDAKQSGEMQGEIAADYLKAHPGADKNQDGKIQYVLLEGEAGHQDAISRTDCSVKTLIENGIELEKLSYQFADWNRGQAENRMSQLIDHYGTEIELVISNNDEMALGAVEAYKNAGYSQEQRPVIFGIDGLEDALEAVKEGTMQGTVYNDNVDQAGEIARLAVDLFKGNDISKHKLKDGRYYMSLYQKVETGNVDEFLEK from the coding sequence ATGATATTTCTGACGGTGTCCGTTCTTGCTCTGTCATTTCCGGGGTGTGGAAAAAAAGAAAATACCTCAGACCGGACACTGAGGGTAGGCATTGTGACGTATACACAGGACGATCCTTTTATCAATACCATGACAGAGCAGATCCGGGAGGATCTCAAATTAAAAGAGTCAAAAGATATGAAGATTCTTGTTTCTGTAAAGAATGGTGATAATGATCAGAGAGACCAAGATGAACTGGTGGAAGAAATGATTGCAGCAGGGTGTGATGTGCTGTGCGTGAATCTAGTTGACAGAACCGCACCGTCAGATATCATCAAAGCAGCAAGACAGGAAAAGATTCCGGTGATCTTTTTTAACAGAGAACCTGTAAAAGAAGATCTGATGCAGTGGGATCAACTGTACTATGTAGGGTGCGATGCAAAGCAGTCGGGAGAAATGCAGGGAGAAATTGCAGCAGATTATCTGAAAGCTCATCCGGGAGCAGATAAGAATCAGGATGGCAAGATCCAGTATGTACTCTTAGAGGGAGAAGCGGGACACCAGGATGCTATCAGCCGGACGGACTGCTCGGTAAAAACGCTGATTGAGAATGGCATAGAGCTTGAAAAATTAAGTTATCAGTTCGCAGACTGGAACAGGGGGCAGGCAGAGAATCGTATGAGCCAGTTGATCGACCATTATGGGACCGAGATCGAATTGGTTATATCCAATAACGATGAGATGGCACTTGGTGCAGTAGAGGCATATAAAAATGCAGGATACAGTCAGGAACAAAGACCGGTTATTTTCGGAATAGACGGACTGGAGGATGCACTGGAGGCAGTAAAAGAAGGAACAATGCAGGGAACAGTATACAACGATAATGTAGACCAGGCAGGAGAGATAGCCCGGCTTGCTGTTGATCTTTTTAAAGGAAATGATATCAGTAAGCATAAACTGAAAGATGGAAGATACTATATGTCTTTATATCAGAAAGTAGAAACCGGGAATGTAGATGAATTTTTAGAGAAATAG
- a CDS encoding sugar ABC transporter substrate-binding protein, translating to MTKRNKITFLIAEALLAVLAAYFFYSIFHGDVPPKKVAVIVENSGDKRWDSLLNGMKQAAKVQNLSLIICNTDEQESSEDEQEMIREQLENDVDAFIINPAPGQDTKQVLEQLQGTKPFVLITQDIYSYEADAASSFVTVKPDNYKMGQELAEQMLKNTSGLMNGKRIGVVAGNARTEESRNRVRGFCEVMEAGGGRIIWKYNQESKEDAGEILKAKEKVDYLAVLDPYILDEVGEKAENGFYSGAEIYGIGTSIKAFSLLDAGKIQCLIVPDLYEVGYESMNEIASKLKNSWYQMESHETEIQVVYKKDLFSEDIERFLYSYE from the coding sequence ATGACGAAAAGAAATAAAATAACTTTCCTGATAGCAGAAGCGTTGCTTGCGGTTCTTGCAGCCTATTTTTTCTACAGTATCTTTCATGGAGATGTGCCACCTAAAAAAGTGGCGGTGATCGTAGAAAATTCAGGAGACAAGAGATGGGACAGCCTGCTTAACGGAATGAAGCAGGCGGCCAAAGTCCAGAATCTGTCGCTGATTATCTGTAATACGGACGAACAGGAAAGCTCTGAGGATGAGCAGGAGATGATCCGGGAGCAGTTGGAGAATGACGTAGATGCATTTATTATCAACCCTGCTCCGGGACAGGATACGAAGCAGGTTTTAGAGCAGTTGCAGGGAACGAAACCGTTTGTGCTGATCACGCAGGATATTTACAGTTATGAAGCGGATGCCGCCTCTTCATTTGTAACAGTCAAGCCGGATAACTATAAAATGGGGCAGGAACTGGCAGAGCAGATGTTGAAAAATACATCCGGTCTTATGAATGGAAAGCGAATCGGAGTTGTAGCAGGAAATGCAAGGACTGAAGAAAGCAGGAACCGTGTCAGAGGATTCTGTGAGGTGATGGAAGCCGGAGGTGGCAGGATCATATGGAAGTATAATCAGGAGAGCAAGGAAGATGCCGGTGAAATATTGAAAGCGAAAGAAAAAGTAGATTATCTGGCAGTCCTCGATCCATATATTCTGGATGAAGTAGGAGAAAAGGCAGAAAATGGGTTCTATAGCGGAGCAGAAATTTACGGGATTGGGACAAGTATCAAAGCCTTTTCGCTGTTGGATGCAGGAAAGATACAATGCCTGATCGTGCCGGATCTGTATGAGGTCGGATATGAAAGCATGAATGAGATTGCCAGTAAGTTAAAAAATTCCTGGTATCAGATGGAAAGTCATGAAACAGAAATACAGGTAGTTTACAAAAAAGATTTATTTTCGGAAGATATAGAAAGGTTTTTGTATTCTTATGAGTAG
- a CDS encoding cache domain-containing sensor histidine kinase, whose translation MQRWFCRGRFISWDIQSIIMAVLTALTIVTTVLMGFLIYSRFKMAIRQTAVANTESVVESAVDRLEADLLNVRQISNAVNYNIIQEYDISSQEFERQFSLLYEINTDKIQSMALYDNEGNLVAAEPLVNEKADAGAAQQDWYRNAADEIENIHFSSPHIQNLFEDGTYRYYWVISLSRSVDINDREKPVSGVLLVDMKYSMIREILERINQSSDEVYYYLCNRDGEMIYHPRQAEIDRGLLTEESGQIKEYEDGTYELPVNGRNGSVVVGSISYTGWRLVGVVPDSVQTSKIQQFRYYIVVTTLIFFMMLLGVNRIVARKISNPIFKLNESVKAYETGKTKDIYIGGFSEIRHLGYSVKKSYEQIEVLMEEIIRQQNEKRKSEMDALQSQINPHFLYNTLESITWMVEANKNEEAVFMISELAKLLRISLSKGRTVIRIADELQHSTSYMNIQKVRYKDRFETEFLIEEEIKEYCTIKLIIQPILENAIYYGVGNMDEDDGGKITVKGKKDGNDIYISVIDNGMGMSEEIVENLLLDNGKVPKHGSGVGLINVHTRIQLMYGKEYGLKIYSEPDEGTEVVIHIPAIPFSEENRKKLEEQTYRKGEAYDEKK comes from the coding sequence ATGCAGAGATGGTTTTGTCGGGGAAGGTTTATCAGTTGGGATATTCAGTCAATTATTATGGCTGTACTTACTGCACTGACGATCGTAACCACGGTTCTGATGGGATTCCTGATCTACAGCAGATTTAAAATGGCAATCCGGCAGACAGCGGTTGCGAACACGGAAAGTGTTGTGGAGAGTGCGGTGGACAGGCTGGAGGCAGATTTATTGAACGTCAGACAGATTTCCAATGCAGTCAATTATAATATCATTCAGGAATATGATATATCCAGTCAGGAATTTGAACGTCAGTTCAGTCTGCTTTATGAGATTAATACAGACAAGATCCAGAGCATGGCACTGTATGATAATGAAGGCAATCTGGTGGCGGCAGAACCACTTGTCAACGAGAAAGCGGATGCCGGGGCAGCACAGCAGGACTGGTATCGGAATGCAGCGGATGAGATTGAAAATATTCATTTTTCCTCCCCACATATCCAGAATCTGTTCGAGGATGGAACGTATCGGTATTACTGGGTCATTTCTCTGAGCAGATCGGTGGATATTAACGATAGGGAGAAGCCGGTAAGCGGTGTGTTACTGGTGGATATGAAATATTCCATGATCCGTGAAATTCTGGAACGTATCAACCAGTCTTCGGATGAAGTCTATTATTATCTCTGCAACCGGGATGGCGAAATGATTTATCATCCAAGACAGGCAGAAATTGACAGAGGACTTCTGACAGAGGAAAGTGGACAGATCAAAGAATATGAGGATGGGACGTATGAACTGCCGGTCAATGGGCGGAATGGCTCGGTTGTAGTTGGAAGTATTTCTTATACGGGCTGGCGACTGGTAGGAGTAGTTCCTGACAGTGTTCAGACATCCAAAATTCAGCAGTTCCGGTATTATATTGTCGTGACGACTCTCATTTTCTTCATGATGCTTCTGGGAGTGAACCGCATTGTAGCAAGGAAAATATCAAATCCGATTTTTAAACTGAATGAATCTGTAAAAGCTTACGAGACGGGAAAGACAAAAGATATTTATATTGGAGGATTCTCTGAGATCAGACACCTTGGGTATTCTGTGAAAAAATCCTATGAGCAGATAGAAGTCCTGATGGAAGAAATCATCCGGCAGCAGAATGAAAAGCGGAAAAGTGAGATGGATGCCCTGCAGAGTCAGATCAATCCACATTTCCTGTATAATACGCTGGAATCAATCACATGGATGGTAGAGGCTAACAAAAATGAAGAAGCAGTCTTTATGATATCAGAGCTTGCGAAGCTGCTCAGGATTAGTCTGTCGAAGGGAAGAACCGTCATCAGAATCGCAGATGAGCTGCAACATAGCACAAGTTACATGAATATTCAGAAAGTTCGTTACAAAGACCGTTTTGAGACAGAGTTCCTTATAGAGGAAGAGATAAAAGAATATTGTACGATTAAGCTGATCATCCAGCCAATTCTGGAAAATGCCATTTATTACGGAGTAGGAAATATGGACGAAGATGACGGCGGAAAGATCACAGTCAAAGGAAAAAAGGACGGAAATGATATTTATATTTCTGTTATTGATAATGGAATGGGAATGAGTGAGGAGATTGTAGAGAATCTTCTTTTGGATAATGGAAAGGTACCAAAGCATGGTTCGGGCGTGGGACTGATCAATGTACATACAAGAATCCAGCTTATGTATGGAAAAGAATATGGTTTGAAAATATACAGTGAGCCAGACGAGGGAACGGAAGTTGTAATCCATATTCCTGCAATCCCATTTTCAGAAGAGAACAGAAAAAAACTGGAGGAACAGACTTACAGGAAAGGAGAAGCATATGACGAAAAGAAATAA
- a CDS encoding response regulator, with the protein MDKYKVLLVDDEEEAIEAIRLKLEWETLGFEVIGSANNGVKALELVERLQPDVVITDIKMPYMDGLELARALNEDYQNIHIIIFTGFDEFEYAKEAVHLEIEEYMLKPINSQELSECLKRLKKTLDNEREEKLNVKKLEHYFNASLPMFQTNLFISLIEGRITEADCEKFLAAYQIHMTGPLFGCAVFHTSEHHVPEGMNALLLSMSVEQEIRERIAEKWKSQMFTYLGNTVLVMELNSEEEAVAFTDDCDRFCRWAYRVMGAVVTAGIGRACDSLFTINQSYAGAREAVSYRVLYGTQRAINIGEIAPTEQEISVQSEDTKMHALFKTINLGSREEIEKAAQSEIEKLHRNAKTVSQYKLATMEMVGAFYRFCANNFIDFKDYCAEVENPYEKVPEMDESTLKGWLVNSAVAISEELKNARNTTSRRIVEEAKGIVRDRYMQPDLSLDTVCSELGVSNSYFSSLFKKETGKTFISWLTDYRMDHAADLMLETNEKSYKIAERVGYQDANYFSYVFKKRFGMSPSKYRTEH; encoded by the coding sequence ATGGATAAGTATAAAGTACTTCTTGTTGATGATGAAGAAGAAGCAATAGAGGCGATCAGACTCAAACTGGAATGGGAAACGCTTGGATTTGAAGTGATCGGCAGTGCGAATAACGGGGTAAAAGCACTGGAACTTGTGGAGCGGCTACAGCCGGATGTAGTGATCACAGATATAAAAATGCCTTATATGGACGGACTGGAACTGGCGAGAGCCCTGAATGAGGACTATCAGAATATTCATATTATTATTTTTACCGGATTTGATGAATTTGAATATGCCAAAGAAGCCGTTCATCTGGAGATTGAAGAGTATATGCTCAAGCCGATCAATTCCCAGGAATTGTCGGAGTGCCTGAAAAGGCTGAAAAAGACGCTGGATAATGAACGGGAAGAAAAGTTGAATGTAAAAAAGCTGGAGCATTATTTTAATGCATCACTGCCGATGTTTCAGACCAATTTATTTATCTCATTGATCGAAGGACGGATTACGGAGGCAGATTGTGAAAAATTTCTTGCAGCATATCAGATCCATATGACAGGGCCACTTTTTGGATGTGCTGTCTTTCATACTTCCGAACATCATGTGCCGGAAGGGATGAATGCATTGCTGTTATCCATGTCGGTAGAGCAGGAGATCCGGGAAAGGATCGCAGAGAAATGGAAAAGCCAGATGTTTACTTATCTTGGAAATACAGTGCTTGTGATGGAATTAAATTCAGAAGAGGAAGCGGTTGCGTTTACGGATGATTGCGACAGATTTTGCAGATGGGCGTACAGAGTGATGGGAGCGGTTGTGACAGCCGGGATCGGAAGAGCCTGCGACAGTTTGTTTACGATCAACCAGTCGTATGCAGGAGCGAGAGAAGCGGTGTCTTACCGGGTGCTGTACGGGACACAGAGGGCGATCAACATTGGTGAGATCGCTCCGACAGAGCAGGAGATCTCGGTTCAGTCCGAGGATACCAAGATGCATGCTTTATTCAAGACGATCAACCTTGGAAGCAGGGAAGAGATCGAGAAGGCAGCTCAGAGTGAGATCGAAAAGCTGCACCGGAATGCGAAGACAGTGAGCCAGTACAAGCTGGCAACGATGGAGATGGTTGGGGCATTTTATCGTTTCTGTGCAAATAATTTTATTGACTTTAAAGATTATTGTGCAGAGGTAGAAAATCCTTATGAAAAAGTGCCGGAGATGGATGAAAGTACCCTAAAGGGCTGGCTTGTAAATTCAGCAGTGGCGATCAGTGAAGAACTGAAAAATGCAAGAAATACGACTTCAAGACGTATCGTGGAAGAGGCAAAAGGAATTGTGAGAGACCGGTATATGCAGCCAGATCTTTCCCTGGATACAGTATGTTCGGAGCTGGGAGTATCAAATTCGTATTTTTCATCACTTTTTAAAAAGGAAACGGGAAAGACATTTATTTCCTGGCTGACAGATTACAGAATGGATCATGCAGCAGATCTTATGCTTGAAACCAATGAGAAGAGCTATAAAATTGCGGAACGTGTGGGATATCAGGATGCAAACTATTTCAGTTATGTCTTTAAGAAACGGTTTGGGATGTCACCATCCAAGTATCGGACGGAGCATTAA
- a CDS encoding galactose/methyl galactoside ABC transporter permease MglC — MADRSTILSADAEEKLLQPIEEYVGKIQAQIDELRVEGSDKVRSLKNHIAIAKEDKNLSKDERDRMIAKDKADLEKAKAVEASNKDKVAKLVKEAEDYLAQHYDKDYYDKVAASCAAEKAIENEEYEKVRATIKTEHEQNLKKLSAAEDIKDEKYVYKNKLFDAEMAHESKLQEIKDRRHDAFAHKYHLIDLLRMSKYTFGQKMAQRFENYKYTFNTAQFLYKNGLYIVIILIFIALCIITPIVKNTQLFTYTNILNILQQASPRMFLALGVAGLILLTGTDLSVGRMVGMGMVTATIIMHNGINTGSVFGHIFDFSNMPAATRAILALLVCILFTTVFSCIAGFFMARFKMHPFISTMANMLIIFGLVTYATKGVSFGAIDAAIPNMFIPQIGSFPTIILWAVVAIVVVWFIWNKTTFGKNLYAVGGNPEAAAVSGISVFKVTLGAFILAGILYGFGSWLECNRMVGSGSAAYGQGWDMDAIAACVVGGVSFTGGIGKISGVVTGVLIFTSLTYSLTILGIDTNLQFIFEGIIILAAVTLDCLKYVQKK, encoded by the coding sequence ATGGCAGACAGAAGTACTATCCTTTCGGCTGATGCAGAAGAAAAGCTTTTACAGCCGATTGAAGAATATGTTGGAAAGATACAGGCACAGATTGATGAACTTCGTGTAGAAGGATCTGACAAAGTCCGCAGCCTGAAAAATCATATTGCCATCGCAAAAGAAGACAAAAATCTGTCAAAAGACGAAAGAGACAGAATGATTGCAAAGGATAAGGCAGACCTTGAAAAGGCAAAAGCCGTAGAAGCATCAAATAAAGATAAAGTTGCCAAATTAGTAAAAGAGGCAGAAGATTATCTCGCACAGCATTATGATAAAGATTACTATGACAAAGTAGCTGCAAGCTGTGCGGCAGAAAAAGCGATTGAAAATGAAGAGTACGAAAAGGTACGTGCCACGATCAAGACAGAGCATGAGCAGAACCTGAAAAAGCTTTCTGCTGCTGAAGATATCAAAGATGAAAAGTATGTATATAAGAACAAGCTTTTCGATGCTGAGATGGCTCACGAGTCAAAACTGCAGGAGATCAAGGACAGAAGACATGATGCATTTGCTCATAAATATCACCTGATCGATCTGCTCCGTATGTCAAAATATACATTCGGACAGAAAATGGCACAGAGATTTGAGAACTACAAATACACATTCAATACAGCACAGTTCCTGTATAAGAATGGTCTGTATATTGTAATTATCCTGATCTTTATTGCATTATGTATCATTACACCAATCGTTAAGAATACGCAGCTGTTCACATACACGAATATCCTGAACATCCTGCAGCAGGCTTCACCTCGAATGTTCCTGGCACTTGGTGTTGCAGGTCTGATCCTCTTAACTGGTACTGACCTTTCCGTAGGACGTATGGTTGGTATGGGTATGGTTACAGCAACGATTATCATGCACAATGGAATTAATACAGGTAGTGTGTTCGGACATATTTTTGATTTCTCTAATATGCCGGCAGCAACCAGAGCAATTCTTGCTTTGCTTGTATGTATTTTATTTACGACTGTATTCTCCTGTATCGCAGGATTTTTCATGGCAAGATTTAAGATGCATCCGTTCATCTCCACAATGGCGAACATGCTGATCATCTTCGGTCTTGTAACTTATGCAACAAAGGGTGTATCTTTCGGTGCGATCGATGCAGCGATCCCGAATATGTTTATTCCACAGATTGGTAGTTTCCCGACGATCATTCTTTGGGCAGTTGTAGCAATTGTAGTTGTATGGTTTATCTGGAACAAGACAACATTTGGTAAGAATCTGTACGCTGTAGGTGGAAACCCGGAGGCAGCAGCAGTTTCAGGTATTTCAGTATTTAAAGTAACTCTTGGAGCATTTATCCTTGCTGGTATCCTTTATGGATTTGGTTCATGGCTTGAGTGTAACAGAATGGTTGGTTCTGGTAGTGCTGCTTATGGACAGGGCTGGGATATGGATGCCATTGCAGCCTGCGTAGTTGGTGGTGTATCATTTACAGGTGGTATTGGTAAGATCTCAGGTGTTGTAACCGGTGTATTGATCTTTACATCCCTTACATACTCTCTTACAATTCTTGGTATTGATACAAACCTTCAGTTCATCTTTGAAGGTATCATCATTCTTGCCGCTGTAACTCTTGACTGTCTGAAATATGTACAGAAGAAATAA
- a CDS encoding sugar ABC transporter ATP-binding protein: MAEDKNKYILSINGMSKSFGRNKVLKHIDLNVKPGTIMGLMGENGAGKSTMMKCLFGTYQKDEGVIILDGKEVNFSGPKEALENGVAMVHQELNQCLERSVIDNLFLGRYPKNSLGVVDEGRMKKEASDLFRKLGITVNLTQPMKRMSVSKRQMCEIAKAISYNSKIIVLDEPTSSLTAPEVAKLFKMMRQLKAQGISLIYISHKMDEIFEICDEISVLRDGSLVMTKESKDTNMNELISAMVGRSLDNRFPPVDNTPGETVLSVQNLSTKYAPKLQNISFDIRKGEIFGLYGLVGAGRTELLETIFGMRTRAAGNVIYNGKTMNFSSPKDAMDHGFALITEERKANGLFLKADITFNTTIANMNHYKSGIALSHDSMVRATAEEIKVMHTKCMGPDDMISSLSGGNQQKAIFGKWLERSPNIFMMDDPTRGIDVGAKYEIYELIINMAKQGKTIIVVSSEMPEILGITNRIGVMSNGHLAGIVNTKETNQEELLRLSAKYL; the protein is encoded by the coding sequence ATGGCAGAGGATAAGAACAAATATATCTTATCGATCAATGGCATGAGCAAATCCTTCGGTAGAAATAAGGTGCTGAAGCATATCGACCTGAATGTGAAGCCCGGAACGATCATGGGACTGATGGGTGAGAATGGTGCCGGAAAATCGACGATGATGAAATGTCTCTTCGGAACGTATCAGAAAGACGAAGGGGTTATAATATTAGACGGCAAAGAGGTAAATTTCTCTGGCCCTAAGGAAGCACTTGAAAATGGTGTTGCAATGGTTCATCAGGAGCTGAACCAGTGTCTGGAAAGAAGTGTTATAGACAATTTGTTCCTTGGTCGTTACCCGAAAAATTCACTGGGGGTTGTCGATGAAGGAAGAATGAAAAAGGAAGCATCTGACTTATTCAGAAAGCTTGGAATTACTGTCAACCTGACGCAGCCAATGAAGAGAATGTCAGTATCAAAGCGTCAGATGTGTGAGATCGCAAAAGCAATCTCTTATAATTCCAAGATCATTGTACTGGATGAGCCAACCTCATCACTGACAGCACCGGAAGTTGCCAAGCTTTTCAAGATGATGAGACAACTGAAGGCACAGGGTATTTCCCTGATCTATATCTCACATAAGATGGACGAGATTTTTGAGATCTGTGATGAGATCTCAGTTCTCCGTGATGGTAGTCTGGTTATGACGAAGGAAAGTAAAGACACCAATATGAATGAGTTGATTTCAGCCATGGTTGGTCGTTCTCTTGATAACCGGTTCCCTCCGGTAGACAATACACCTGGAGAGACGGTTCTTTCCGTACAGAACCTTTCTACAAAATATGCACCGAAATTACAGAATATTTCCTTTGATATCAGAAAAGGTGAAATTTTCGGACTGTATGGTCTGGTTGGTGCAGGACGTACCGAGCTGCTTGAGACGATCTTCGGAATGCGTACAAGAGCGGCAGGAAATGTAATCTATAATGGAAAGACGATGAATTTCTCGTCACCAAAAGATGCCATGGATCATGGATTTGCATTGATCACTGAGGAACGAAAAGCGAATGGACTGTTCCTCAAGGCAGATATTACATTTAATACGACAATCGCAAATATGAATCATTATAAAAGTGGAATTGCTCTGTCTCATGACAGTATGGTTCGTGCAACTGCTGAGGAGATCAAGGTCATGCATACAAAATGTATGGGACCGGATGATATGATCTCGAGCCTGTCAGGTGGTAACCAGCAGAAAGCAATTTTTGGAAAATGGCTGGAACGTTCTCCAAATATCTTCATGATGGATGATCCTACCCGAGGTATCGACGTAGGTGCAAAATATGAGATTTACGAACTGATCATCAATATGGCAAAGCAGGGAAAGACGATCATCGTAGTTTCATCTGAGATGCCTGAGATCCTTGGAATTACAAACCGTATCGGTGTTATGTCGAATGGACACCTTGCGGGAATTGTAAATACAAAAGAAACGAATCAGGAAGAATTATTGAGACTTAGTGCGAAATATTTGTAA
- a CDS encoding substrate-binding domain-containing protein, protein MNKKRFLAALAVATLAFSMVGCGSSGGGDSKGSDSGVANKDKPLCWFNRQPSNSSTGELDKEALSFNDDTYYVGFDANQGAELQGEMVLDYIKENAAKMDRNGDGVIGYVLAIGDIGHNDSIARTRGVRSALGTGVEASGTVDSTPAGTNVDGSSKVVQDATIEVDGKKYTIRELASQEMKNSAGATWDAATAGNAIGTWTASFGDQIDVVVSNNDGMGMSMFNAWAKDNKVPTFGYDANSDAVAAIAEGYGGTISQHADVQAYLTLRVLRNALDGVDVDTGIGTPDDAGNCLTEGEDYRYSEEERSYYALNVAVTADNYQDFTDSTKVYDKVSNQLDESKSPSKKVWLDIYNASDNFLSSTYQPLLQNYDDLLNLKVDYIGGDGQTESNITNRLGNPGEYDAFAINMVKTDNASSYTSILSK, encoded by the coding sequence ATGAATAAGAAAAGATTTTTAGCTGCATTAGCTGTGGCAACACTTGCTTTCTCAATGGTCGGATGTGGTTCATCAGGTGGTGGAGATTCAAAAGGATCAGACAGTGGCGTAGCAAATAAAGACAAGCCGCTTTGCTGGTTCAACCGTCAGCCATCCAACAGCTCAACAGGAGAGCTTGACAAAGAAGCACTCAGCTTCAACGATGATACATATTATGTAGGATTCGATGCTAATCAGGGTGCTGAACTTCAGGGCGAGATGGTACTTGATTATATCAAAGAGAACGCAGCTAAGATGGACCGTAACGGAGACGGTGTGATCGGATACGTTCTTGCAATTGGAGATATCGGACATAACGATTCTATCGCACGTACACGTGGTGTCCGTTCCGCTCTTGGAACAGGCGTAGAGGCAAGCGGAACTGTTGATTCTACACCGGCAGGAACAAACGTAGATGGATCATCCAAGGTTGTACAGGATGCAACGATCGAAGTTGACGGAAAGAAATATACAATCCGTGAGCTTGCTTCTCAGGAGATGAAGAACTCCGCAGGAGCTACATGGGATGCTGCTACAGCAGGTAACGCAATCGGAACATGGACAGCTTCCTTTGGAGATCAGATTGATGTAGTTGTTTCTAATAATGATGGTATGGGAATGTCAATGTTCAATGCATGGGCAAAAGACAACAAAGTTCCTACATTCGGATATGATGCAAATAGTGATGCAGTTGCAGCAATCGCAGAAGGATACGGCGGAACAATTTCCCAGCATGCAGACGTACAGGCTTACCTGACACTGAGAGTACTTCGTAATGCACTGGATGGTGTAGATGTTGATACAGGTATCGGAACTCCTGATGATGCAGGAAACTGCCTGACAGAGGGTGAAGATTACAGATACAGTGAGGAAGAGAGATCCTACTACGCATTGAACGTAGCTGTAACAGCAGATAACTATCAGGACTTCACAGATTCCACAAAGGTTTACGACAAAGTTTCTAACCAGTTGGATGAGAGCAAGAGTCCATCTAAGAAAGTATGGCTTGATATCTACAATGCTTCAGATAACTTCTTAAGTTCTACATATCAGCCACTGCTGCAGAACTATGATGACCTCCTGAACCTGAAAGTAGATTACATCGGTGGTGATGGACAGACAGAGTCCAACATTACAAATCGTCTTGGAAACCCAGGAGAGTATGATGCATTTGCAATCAACATGGTTAAGACAGATAACGCATCATCTTACACATCAATTCTCTCAAAGTAA